In Deltaproteobacteria bacterium HGW-Deltaproteobacteria-18, the genomic window CCGCGCCCGCCTTCGGCCACGACGATCTCCTGGCCGTCTTTCGTGAAGTCGGCGATGAGCCGCTCCTGACCGTCCACTTCCTCGAAAACCTGGGTGCCCACGGGCACCTCGACGACCCTGTCTTCGCCGGCGCGGCCGTAACACAGCCGCCCGCCACCTGGCTTGCCGCTCTCGGCTTCCTGTATGGATGCGTGACGATAATCGTAAAGGGTCAACAGGTTGTTGTTGGCGCGCATGATGATGTCACCGCCCTTACCCCCGTCCCCTCCGTCGGGCCCGCCCCTGGGCACGTATTTTTCCCGACGGAACGAAACACTGCCCTGACCACCGCTTCCGGAACGGATGATGATCTTGGCCTCATCTACAAATCTCATGTTCTCTCCAAGCCCGGGGCGCATGACCGCCGGACAGCAAAAAAAGCCGCCCAAGAGCACTCTCTTGAAGCGGCTTGAAAAAGGCTTGTGCTGGACAAGACCTAGACAGCAGGAACGATATTGACCCTGGTCTTGACCTTGTTCTTGCGGGTATACTTTTCAAACTTCACGACTCCGTCGATCAGTGCGAAAAGAGTGAAATCCTTGCCCACGCCAACGTTAACGCCGGGATGAACCTTGGTGCCATGCTGACGCACAAGAATGTTGCCCGCCAAAACCGTCTGGCCACCGAACTTTTTCACGCCAAGTCGCTGACCGGCACTGTCGCGACCGTTGCGTGAACTACCACCTGCTTTTTTATGAGCCATTATTTCCTCCCGACACTAGGCCTGAATGGATTTCACTTTCAGGGTTGTATAATCCTGACGGTGACCCTGGGTTCTACGATAATCCTTGCGGCGTTTCTTTTTGAAAATGATGATCTTCTTGTCACGACCATGCTCAACCACTTCGCACTGTACGGCTGCGCCGTCGACGAATGGCTGGCCGATCTTGACGTCGGCGCCTGTTCCGACAAGCAGGATCTTGTCCAGAGTGAGCTCTGAACCGGCCTGCACGTCAAGCTTGGCTACCTTCAGACTGCGGCCTTCTTCCACACGAAACTGCTTTCCGCCCGTTTCCACGATTGCAAACATCTTGCGTCCTCCAAAATATTGAACGACGTGGCTACCTCTTCCGAAGCGCCCCGTCAAGACTTTCATAACGCTATAAAGCCGTCCGGAGCAGGACAGCTGTCGAGAGGGAGGATGCAAATAAAACGAAACCCGAGGAGCGTCAACAAAAACTTCAAGAACACCAGGTTCCGAGTGTCTCGACCAGATCTTGCAGGCTGTAGGGTTTGGACAGATGGTCGTTCATGCCCGCTTCCAGGCTCTTGCGCTGGTCCGATTCCAGGGCGTGGGCGGTCAGGGCGATGATCGGCACGCTCAGCCCCATGGCCCTGATTTTCCTGGTGGCCTCGAGCCCGTCCATGACTGGCATCTGGATATCCATGAGCACTATGTCGAAAATCTGTCCGGCCGACAAAACCTCGACCGCATCCCGCCCGTTCTCGACCAGATGCACGTCCTTCACGTTCAGGCTGCGCAGCATCTTCATCAGCAAACTTCGGTTGAACGGATTATCCTCGGCCGCCAAAACCCGGAGGCGTCCAAAAGAACGCTCGTCGGCGACAACGGCTGGAAGCGGCCGCGCTGGGGCGGTTGCGGCCACACTCATGTCCAGAGAGAAGGAGAACGTGCTGCCCTGACCGACCGTGCTTTGCACGGTGATGCCGCTGCCGCCCAAAAGGCGCACCAGGCTGTTGGCGATGGTCAGGCCCAGTCCTGTGCCCCCGTACTCGCGGGTCAGGGAGCCATCCGCTTGCTCGAAGGAAATGAAGATCCCCTGCTGCCGGTCCGGAGAAATGCCAATCCCGGTGTCGCGCACGGAAAAACAAAGCGCGGTCTTGCCTGCCGCGCCCCTCTCCCCGCGTACGAGAAGCTCCACGCCGCCGTGTTCCGTGAATTTTATGGCGTTGCCGACCAGGTTGACCAGAATCTGCGTCAGCCGCCCGGAATCCGTACTCACCACCTGTGGCAACCCGGAAGTGACCAGACTCAGGTCAAGCCCCTTTTTCTGCGCCTGATCGCTGAACATGGTCTGCACGCGCGCAAGCAGTTCGCCCAAATCGACATCCTCGGGCACGATGCGCAGCATGCCGGCCTCTATCTTGGAAAAATCGAGAATGTCGTTGATAATGACCAGAAGACTCTCGGCGCAGACCCGAATTCCCTGCACGCAGTCCGCCTGTTCAGGATCAAGTCGGGTCCTGGCCAGCAATTCCCCGTGGCCGAGAATGGAGTTCATGGGCGTACGGATTTCGTGACTCATGTTGGCCAGAAACATGCTTTTCGCCTGGGATGCGGCTTCCGCTCTGCGCCGGGCATCGACAATTTCTGTGACCTCGATGACGCTGACGATCATGCCGCCGAAAACCTCCGCGCCAAGGACAGGCTGCATGCGCACCACGAGGGCCATGTCCCGGAACGACTCCAGCTGGATTTCCCGCAGCCGGGTCCGCGGATTTTCCTGCAAGGCGCGCAATCCCTGCGCCATTTGCGCCCCGAGGATCCCGTCTGGAAAGAGGTCCCAAACTTTCAGCCCCAAAAGCCCGGCGGCTTCGATACCCAGGATACGGCACAGACTCTCGTTGACCTCAAGCACGCCGCCGCGCTCGTCAGTCAGGGCAACGCCTTCATCAATCCCGAAAAGCAGCGACTCGAGCCGCGATTTTTCCTGCAGAAGTTCGCGCTCGGCCTGCTTGCGCTGAGTCACGTCCATGAACACTTCAAGAATCAGGGTTTCGCCCTGCAGGATGACCGGAATGGAACTCTTGATCACGTCGAGCGTTCGCCCTTCCAGGGCGCGCATGCGCACCTCGTGCTCGAACTCGACCCGGGGCTGTCGTTCGGGACCATCGTCGTGCGCGCGTTCATAGAACATGTCCCACGGGACGCGGCGTTCGAAAAACCAGCCGGGTTCGATATCAAGGAGGTTGGTCGCGGCAAGGTTGACCCGGCGAATGATCCTGTCCTGGCCCAGAATGGCGATGCCTACCGGCAACGCCTCCAGAATCCTTTCCATGCCCGCGTTGGCCTCCACCACGGCCGCGCCGTCTTTTTCCCGCAACTGGAGCATTTCCGCAAATGAAAGCATGATGCGCACGCACAGCGTGACCATGCCCGCCACCAAAATAATGACCAACCCGCAGGTCATGGCCAGGAGCCGGTTGGCGTTGGTCTGATGAGCCTCGATGGCTCGGGCGATCCGGGCCCTGATGTCACGCTGAAGAATGTCGGCCGTTATCGCCGCCTGTCCGAACAAGACCTCGGCCTGTGCATGGACGGCCGCCATATCGGAATCCGGCCCCTCTGCTTTCGATCCATCCAGGGCATGCAGCAGATTGCGCACCATGAAGTGCCCTAGATCCGAAATCTCCTGCACCACGGGAACGAGCTTCGAGGCCTCTTTCAGGAGCTCTGGAGGCATGGGCCGGGCCAGACGTATTTCCTGGTCCGCAGCCTGCCCGTCAGAATCGTCCGCGCCAAGCACGCCACCCTGATGCATCACGACCAGAGCTCCCCGCGAACGCATGAGCGCCCTGTCGATCCCGGATTCAAGCGCAAAGAGCCCGGACAGGTTCGAGACGGCAGGCAGGCGGTCAAAACCCAGACGGGCCGAGCTCATTTCAACGCGAAAGGTCTGGACCAGGTCCAGCTGAGCCTGCTCGGCCTTCATCAGCAGCTGATGTTCCCGGATGACCCGGTAGCGGTAGGCTTCCTTTACCCCCAATGCGGCAACACCCAGCAGCATGAGCACCAGCAGCCCCAATACCCGCCGCTGGTTGGCATGCCCCAGATTTCTGAAAGAAAGATTCTTCATACCGCCCTGCCCAGAAAAAAAATGTCCACGCGCCGCGCTTTGGCGGCAAGACAGGCCTTTGCGCAGGCCGTCAGGGTCGCGCCAGTGGTCATGACGTCATCGACCAGCAGAACATGCTGTCCGGACAAATTGGTGGCCGCCTCGAAAGCGCCCGCGACGTTGCGATGCCGCTCGGCCCGGCCCAGACTTGACTGGGCCCTGGTATCCCGGGTCTTGCGCAAACCAGAAAGAAGAGGGGCAAGGCCGATGACCTTGCCAAGCATGCGCGCCAGTTCCACGCTCTGATTGAAGCCGCGATCGAGCACTCTTGCGGGCAGCATTGGCACGGGAACGATACAATCGGGGCAGGGCAGACAGTGCCTGCCCCAGGCCTGACGGACGAGGTCGCCCAGCAGCAGCCCCAGGCCGTGGTCATGGTTGAACTTGTGCTGGTGAATGAGATCGCGCAGCGCCCCGGAGTAGGGCCCATGAAAAGCCACGCCCGACCATGGGGGCTTGCCCAGGCGGCAGCTCAGACAGGAATATGCAGGGGTTGCGGAGTCTTGGTAGCAGGTTCCGCAGTCGGGGCAATAGCCACCGACGCGAGGGGCAAGGAGCTCCCGGCAATCCGGGCAAAGAGGAAAGTCGGTCGCGTGTTCGAGCACAGCCGCACAAAATTGACAGCGTCGACCGGCCACATGCAACACGGCGGCAAGCCCGCGCGCAAGCCTCGCCCCTACCATCCGCTGCTCCCGGCCAAGTCACGCACGGCGTCCACGGCCGCACTATCCCGCGAAAAATCATCTGCGCCGTCCAGACCGCGCAGAAAAAGTGCCTGTTCGATGCGAAAATCAAAAATCCGCAGGAAATAACGCAAAGTCGGCATGATGCCCGTGAAAAGGTTTTCACCACGCGTCCGCCCCGCCACCAACACGATGTAGGCCCGGCGTTCGGCCCCCGGCGTCCGCAGACCGTTTTGCCTGGCCATGTATCTGGACTGGGAACGGTCGATCCAGGCCTTGGCCTGACTTGGCAGATGATAGAAATAGACAGGTGCGGTCAGGACCAGTCCGGAGGCATGGTCAAGCCGCGAAAAAAGCTCTTCCGCCCCGTCCGCGCCAATCCTGCACAGGCCGTCTTCGGAGCAGAACCCGCATCCAGTGCAGGGCTCCATCCGGTGATCGCGCAAAAAAACGGGACGGGAAGGCCTGGCGAGGCTACGCGCGAAAAGAGCGGCGGCATGATCGCTGTTTCCGCCCGCCCGGGGGCTCATGGACATGATCAGGGGTTCGTTCATGAACGTGGCTTGCGAACGAATTCCGCCCGCACGAACTCGCCGACTTCGCTCAGGCTCAAAATCCAGTCGGTTTCCACATAGAGGGCGTTCTCAAGCTGGGGCACCACGGCCGGCTTGACCCAAAACACCTGTTTGTCCGTACGGCTGAAACGCAGCTGCCAACTGGCATCCACTCCCACGTGTCAGCACTTGTCCCGGAAATCATGTTCGCCTTCGGGGATCATGGCCACTCCTAACGGGTGAATTCGGTAAAAAACGGATTGTTGAGCTTTTCCTGGCCGACCGTGGTTTCGGGTCCATGACCGGGATACACCACAGTCTCTTCGGGCAGGGTGAAAATGCTGGCACGCACTGAGCGGAGCAGCTCCCGCTCCGAGCTTCCGGGAAAATCGGTGCGCCCGACTGATCGGTAGAAAAGCAGATCGCCGACGAAAACAGCCCCCAGTTCCGCGAAATAAAAGGACAGACTGCCCGGGCTGTGGCCGGGGGTGGCCAGCACCCGGCATGTCGTGCCGAGCAGAGGCAATTCGCCCTCCTCCAGTGGTGTGAACGAAAAGGACGGCGTGCGCGGGAAGCCCATCATTCCACCGCCTCCAAGTTCGGTTTCAAGGAGAAATCCATCCTTGGCGCTGGCCATGACCGGAAGTCCTGAGGCCGTGACCAGGTCCGCGTTGCCCTGAATATGATCGAAATGCAGGTGCGTGTTCAGGATCGCGGCCAGACTCACCTTTTCGGAAGCAAGAAAAGACAGGATCTCCTGCGCCTCTCCGCCCGGGTCGATGACCACGGCCTCACGGTCCGAGTGCACGACGTAGCAGTTGGTATCCAGCGGTCCAAGCGGCATGACGGTAACTTTGAGCATCAATTCCTCCCTAAGGAAACTTTTAAGCGCAAGATGTAGCCAGCTTCGGCCCAAAACACAATTCTGCTTTCTGGACAAGGATTCCGCCATGAGGCAATGGCTTCAAAAACACCCGGGGTCAATTATGAACACGGCCACTTCCATCGAGACCGGTACTCTGCGAAGACAAGACATCATCGAATATGAGCCTCTGCTCAAGACCGCCCTGAGGGCCATCGTTCCCTTTTCATCCTACAGCCTCGTGTTTCCGGCCAAAACCCCCGAAGACATGGAAGCGGACCCGCTGCACCCATTTGGGCGCGCGGCCCTGGAGAACGATCGCCTCTCTCTGCCCCTGACGCATTCGGACAGGCTGCTCGCGATCTTTGAAGCCAGGGGGGTGAACCCGGAGGAAACGGCCCGGGCCCTGCCTTTTCTGCCGCACATGGCATCTTTGTGCCTGGAGCAGATCAAAATTCGCAAATCGACCATCACCGATCCCCTGACCGGCCTCTTCAACCGCCACTGCATGCACCAGGCCCTGATCCGGGAGATTTCCGGCATCGTCGGCTCCATCATGCCCGGTCCCGAGGCCATGGCCGACGATTCCCTGCAGGGTCACAGCGCCTGTTTCGGCCTCATCGTCCTGGACCTCGACCGCTTCCGCCAGATCAACGACAATTTCGGACACAATTTCGGGGACAGAATCCTGGTTCTGGCAGCGGAGCGTCTGCGCGCCGCCTGCCCCAAGCAGACCCTGGTCTGCCGTCTGGACGGGGACTCCTTCGGCGTTCTCTGGCCGCAGGCCTCCCGCGCCAAAATGAGTGAACTGGCGTTGAGCCTCGGTGCCGAACTGGCCCGGGTCACGGCGCGCTTCACGCCCCTGCGTGAGGATGTCGCCGTTTCGGCCAGTATCGGATACGTCAACTACCCGCAGGATCTGCAGGGCGCGCAGTTCCAAAAGGCTCCCGAGGAGCAGGCCTGGCTGATTCTGGAGAAGGCCGAAAAAGCCCTGAGCACCGCCAAGGCCGGCGGCCGCTCCCAGATCTATTCCTTCCGGCAGATCCTCACCCAAGGCGGCGTGGTCCTTGATCTGATGCCCATGAACCGCCTGGTCATAAACCTCGGCCGGAGCATGGATGCCCACGAAGGGCAGCGCTTCCTGATCTGGTCCCGCAAGTTCAACGGCAGCGAGACCATTGTCGGGACGCAGGGCGACACGATTTTCGGGCACTACCCTCCCATGTACAAGGCCGAGGTTTCGCTGATCGAGGTTCAGGACGAAATGTCCATCGCCGAGGTGCTGGTGCAGAGCGATCCGAACTGGACCGTGGAGAAGGGCGACAAGCTGACCCTGCTCGACGACCACGCCGGACGCATGGAGCAGCGCGAAGTCCAACCCGGCGACCGCACCCCGCAAAAAGACCCCCTCACTGGCCTCTATCCCTACCGGGATTTTCTGCAGGCTTGGCAAGCCGTGCGCGGCCAGACAAAGAGTTTCTGCATGGTGCTCATGCGTCTGGAAACGCCCCATGCCGAACGCACGCCCATGGACAAGATGAAGGAAGAGCAATTCTTCCAGACCCTCGCCGGTCGGGTCGAGAGCCTGTTCGGGCCGGAAGCCCTGGGCGGACGGTTCAGCGTGAATTGCATCATCTACCACGTGCCGGGTCTGGATCAGGAAGAATGCCTGCGCATCGTGCGCGAACTGCTTGAGGACGAACGCTTCGCGGGGCTGGAAAAATCCGTCGGCATCGCGGCCTACCCGTTTCTGGACTATACGCGCTCCGACATCCTGGAAAATGCGCGCAAGGCCCTGGATCACGCCGAATTCCTGCAGGATGAGAGAATCGCCTGCTTCGACTCCGTGTCGCTGAACATCAGCGCCGACCGCCTTTTCGCCCAGGGCGAAACCTACGACGCCATCGCCGAATACAAGAAAGCCCTGAGTGTCGACGAAGGCAACCTGCTGGCCCGCAACTCCCTTGGAGTCTGCTATGCAAGACTGAACAAATACGCCACGGCCAGGACCATTTTCCAGGACCTCATCGCACTCCATCCAGACCACATCATGCCCCTCTACAATTACGGCTGCGCCTGCCTCAAGGATGGGGATCCAGGCGCCGCCCGGCAGGCCTTCGAGCAGGTGCTGGCCATACAGCCCGACCATGTCTACGCCATGATCCGATTGGGGCTCATGGCCGAGGAGGAAGGGGATTTCGAACGGGCCTGGAACCTCTATGAACAGGTCCGGGCCATGTCCGACGGAGATAATCTCGCCTCGACGCACAACCTGGCCTACCGTTACCTGGCCAGACTGGCCTTTCGCCGCGACGACCGCGACACGGCCCGCGAATAC contains:
- a CDS encoding 50S ribosomal protein L27; this translates as MAHKKAGGSSRNGRDSAGQRLGVKKFGGQTVLAGNILVRQHGTKVHPGVNVGVGKDFTLFALIDGVVKFEKYTRKNKVKTRVNIVPAV
- a CDS encoding amidophosphoribosyltransferase, which codes for MVGARLARGLAAVLHVAGRRCQFCAAVLEHATDFPLCPDCRELLAPRVGGYCPDCGTCYQDSATPAYSCLSCRLGKPPWSGVAFHGPYSGALRDLIHQHKFNHDHGLGLLLGDLVRQAWGRHCLPCPDCIVPVPMLPARVLDRGFNQSVELARMLGKVIGLAPLLSGLRKTRDTRAQSSLGRAERHRNVAGAFEAATNLSGQHVLLVDDVMTTGATLTACAKACLAAKARRVDIFFLGRAV
- a CDS encoding flavodoxin family protein, encoding MNEPLIMSMSPRAGGNSDHAAALFARSLARPSRPVFLRDHRMEPCTGCGFCSEDGLCRIGADGAEELFSRLDHASGLVLTAPVYFYHLPSQAKAWIDRSQSRYMARQNGLRTPGAERRAYIVLVAGRTRGENLFTGIMPTLRYFLRIFDFRIEQALFLRGLDGADDFSRDSAAVDAVRDLAGSSGW
- the rplU gene encoding 50S ribosomal protein L21, with the protein product MFAIVETGGKQFRVEEGRSLKVAKLDVQAGSELTLDKILLVGTGADVKIGQPFVDGAAVQCEVVEHGRDKKIIIFKKKRRKDYRRTQGHRQDYTTLKVKSIQA
- a CDS encoding MBL fold metallo-hydrolase, translating into MLKVTVMPLGPLDTNCYVVHSDREAVVIDPGGEAQEILSFLASEKVSLAAILNTHLHFDHIQGNADLVTASGLPVMASAKDGFLLETELGGGGMMGFPRTPSFSFTPLEEGELPLLGTTCRVLATPGHSPGSLSFYFAELGAVFVGDLLFYRSVGRTDFPGSSERELLRSVRASIFTLPEETVVYPGHGPETTVGQEKLNNPFFTEFTR